The following coding sequences are from one Nonlabens arenilitoris window:
- a CDS encoding DUF5677 domain-containing protein has translation MTDEEKAKILIQEANSLNLETLIPSLEQIIQSHAFVVDSIYEAQPKFEHGEVYQETLLIKMIFTSKSILELSKGINFSILNSDKKIPIIDRSSIYILTRSLLETFLTLEYLFFNQISRNEQIFRYNLWRISGFMSRQDFGKTQNKEFAEKIEREKAEISQLKKEVKLSPFYKELKENQLWKLDNYGLPRIISWIPLLKQSVLKNDSFEKVYKLYSNYAHSEFISIIQLNEGKVFANDEFNIGTTITTLNNVRILNCVALIMMTNKFEFAKSKFGELDEKQRFIIEFWNKLAVE, from the coding sequence ATGACAGATGAAGAGAAAGCTAAAATCTTAATACAAGAAGCAAATAGTCTGAATTTGGAAACTTTGATTCCGAGTCTTGAACAGATTATTCAATCACATGCTTTTGTTGTAGATTCAATATACGAAGCGCAACCCAAATTTGAACATGGTGAAGTTTATCAAGAAACTTTACTAATCAAAATGATTTTCACTTCTAAAAGTATATTGGAATTATCTAAAGGAATTAACTTCTCAATATTAAACAGCGACAAAAAAATCCCAATCATTGATAGGTCATCAATTTATATTTTAACAAGGTCTCTACTTGAGACATTTTTAACTTTAGAATATTTGTTTTTCAATCAAATAAGTAGAAACGAACAAATATTTAGATATAATCTTTGGCGAATATCTGGTTTTATGTCTCGTCAAGATTTTGGTAAAACTCAGAATAAAGAATTCGCAGAAAAGATTGAAAGAGAAAAAGCTGAAATTTCACAATTGAAGAAAGAAGTAAAATTGAGCCCTTTTTATAAAGAATTAAAGGAAAACCAGTTGTGGAAACTAGACAATTATGGACTTCCAAGAATAATCAGTTGGATACCTTTACTCAAACAAAGTGTATTAAAAAATGATTCATTCGAAAAGGTATACAAACTTTATTCTAATTACGCCCACTCAGAATTTATTTCAATAATTCAATTGAATGAGGGAAAAGTATTCGCAAATGATGAATTTAATATAGGGACAACGATAACAACTTTAAACAATGTTAGAATTTTAAACTGTGTAGCTTTGATAATGATGACTAATAAATTTGAATTCGCTAAAAGTAAATTTGGTGAGTTAGATGAAAAGCAAAGATTTATTATTGAATTTTGGAATAAGTTAGCCGTTGAATAA
- a CDS encoding NADAR family protein produces MNYANEKIIERIESGENLKYLLFWGHQKSDRITKSCFSQWYESEFEVNGIKFLTAEHYMMAEKALLFNDKNIYEQIIKSSKAGKVKELGRQVKNFNQRIWEENRFEIVVRGNFHKFSQNPKLSEFLRNTNDRILVEASPVDNIWGIGLAQNNEDAKNPYFWNGLNLLGYALMETRDILNEVGEFKTLKNPILPPWLAYPEIDKYSIGWRMGYGETHIMELSKYLDSLSPSEKRIYELTYPETGEWKGWYNDDYE; encoded by the coding sequence ATGAACTACGCGAACGAGAAAATAATTGAACGAATTGAATCAGGTGAAAACCTGAAATACCTTCTATTTTGGGGACATCAAAAGTCTGACCGAATTACGAAATCTTGTTTCAGTCAATGGTATGAATCTGAATTTGAAGTTAACGGAATTAAATTCTTGACAGCCGAACATTATATGATGGCTGAAAAAGCTTTGCTGTTTAATGACAAAAACATTTATGAACAAATAATCAAAAGCTCAAAAGCTGGAAAAGTAAAAGAACTTGGCAGACAAGTAAAGAACTTTAACCAACGAATTTGGGAAGAAAATAGATTCGAAATAGTTGTAAGAGGTAATTTTCACAAGTTTAGTCAAAACCCAAAGCTATCGGAATTTTTAAGAAATACGAATGACCGAATTTTAGTTGAGGCAAGTCCAGTCGACAATATTTGGGGAATTGGACTCGCTCAAAATAATGAAGACGCTAAAAATCCATACTTTTGGAATGGACTGAATTTACTCGGATACGCTTTAATGGAAACAAGAGACATTCTAAATGAAGTTGGAGAATTTAAAACTCTCAAAAATCCGATTTTACCACCTTGGTTAGCTTATCCAGAAATTGACAAATATAGTATTGGTTGGAGAATGGGTTATGGAGAAACTCATATAATGGAATTGAGTAAATATTTGGACAGTTTAAGTCCTTCTGAAAAGAGAATTTACGAATTGACTTATCCTGAAACTGGAGAATGGAAAGGTTGGTATAATGATGATTACGAATAA
- a CDS encoding DUF6090 family protein, with protein MIKFFTKIRQKLISENKFSKYLIYAIGEIILVVIGILIALQINNWNENRKNKDLELAYLKGIQSNLVNDIDELERHFKGDTLKLDALSVLLRTTETGVENSQVQTHISNSLLVSREHWFEGQNVVFEDMKSSGKLNLLQSERIKLSTQIYYRLFVETIKHEDINNQFYRNYIKNNSELVKVYPLVEEMFPKRWKSGIKPVKFSSTYFDLSETENDKVLDNYSLMKARLYSSHMARLRLYQNAKQLEELIEVYLEEKK; from the coding sequence ATGATAAAATTCTTTACAAAAATTAGACAAAAACTGATATCTGAAAATAAGTTCAGTAAATATCTGATTTATGCCATTGGCGAAATTATTCTTGTCGTTATTGGAATTTTGATTGCTTTGCAGATTAATAATTGGAATGAAAACAGAAAGAATAAGGATTTGGAATTGGCCTATCTTAAAGGGATACAAAGCAATCTCGTAAATGATATCGATGAACTTGAAAGGCATTTTAAAGGAGATACGCTAAAATTAGATGCGTTATCTGTTTTATTAAGGACTACGGAAACAGGCGTAGAAAATTCGCAGGTGCAAACCCATATTTCAAATTCACTACTTGTATCAAGAGAACATTGGTTTGAAGGGCAAAACGTTGTTTTTGAGGATATGAAATCGTCTGGAAAACTTAACCTTTTGCAATCAGAAAGAATTAAGCTATCAACTCAAATTTACTATAGGCTTTTTGTAGAGACTATAAAGCATGAAGATATTAATAACCAATTTTACAGAAATTATATCAAAAATAATTCTGAATTGGTCAAAGTGTATCCTTTAGTAGAAGAAATGTTTCCAAAGAGATGGAAATCAGGTATAAAACCCGTAAAGTTTTCATCTACTTACTTCGATTTATCCGAAACTGAAAATGATAAAGTACTTGATAACTACAGTTTGATGAAAGCAAGATTATACAGTTCTCACATGGCACGCTTGCGTCTATACCAAAATGCAAAACAACTTGAAGAATTAATTGAAGTATATCTTGAAGAAAAAAAATAA
- a CDS encoding HAEPLYID family protein — protein MNLKKLLVLIILLASSTYSIAQITKTEKDSIYIQQVEDHKEPDKVLHAEPLYIDLIRDLGARKGEKEWNVGLGLTDNLKFDAYEALIEYEWAPINRLGFEVELPFTFYSPQSGVSRDSIPSNRLNSIKIATQWSFFVSEPMATSMAIGYINEFELSDFRNFGSPFIKGNIYNPFFVVAKRWGNNFHSLIYTGPMIEQNFITNEFHTTYDINTSFHYMITGTRNFIGIEFNKTIDNSDFDMTIRPQMRLGIADNLLVGIVAGIPVSRENERFSSFVRLIWEPKHKHK, from the coding sequence ATGAATTTAAAAAAATTATTAGTGCTAATAATACTTTTGGCATCTTCAACATATTCAATTGCACAAATTACAAAGACTGAAAAAGACAGTATTTATATCCAACAAGTAGAAGACCATAAAGAACCTGACAAAGTTCTACACGCTGAACCACTCTATATTGACTTAATTCGAGATTTAGGGGCAAGAAAAGGAGAAAAAGAGTGGAACGTTGGTTTAGGCTTAACAGATAACTTAAAATTTGATGCTTATGAAGCTCTAATTGAATATGAATGGGCACCTATCAACAGATTAGGATTTGAAGTTGAACTACCATTCACTTTTTATTCCCCACAAAGTGGTGTAAGTCGAGATTCAATACCTTCAAATAGATTAAATAGCATTAAAATAGCTACTCAATGGTCTTTTTTTGTTAGTGAGCCAATGGCAACATCAATGGCAATTGGATATATCAACGAGTTTGAATTGTCGGATTTCAGAAACTTTGGAAGTCCTTTCATTAAAGGAAATATCTATAATCCGTTTTTTGTTGTTGCAAAACGTTGGGGTAACAATTTTCATTCATTGATATATACAGGTCCAATGATTGAACAGAATTTCATTACCAATGAATTTCATACGACTTATGATATCAACACAAGTTTTCATTATATGATTACAGGCACAAGAAATTTCATAGGTATTGAATTTAACAAAACTATTGACAATAGCGACTTTGATATGACAATACGACCACAAATGCGTTTAGGAATAGCCGACAACTTATTGGTTGGAATTGTAGCAGGAATTCCTGTAAGTAGAGAAAATGAAAGGTTTAGTTCTTTCGTAAGACTCATTTGGGAGCCGAAACATAAGCATAAATAA
- a CDS encoding DUF6624 domain-containing protein: MNYPEIAHKVIQLKDADLALRDELIQKGQLSNGYDTAMEQLHIKNADQLDEIINLIGYPTIEKVGQEASEAAWLIIQHAISKPDFIKKCVQLLQHTDHNDTVKLNIDYLTDRIAVFEEKQQLYGTQFDWDENGELSPQAFDDLNKVNERRKALGLHALEEQTQIIRQRAKEENQSPPTDLEKRKKEIRAWKKR; this comes from the coding sequence ATGAACTATCCAGAAATAGCTCATAAAGTCATCCAATTAAAAGACGCTGATCTAGCCTTGCGTGATGAGCTTATTCAAAAAGGCCAACTAAGCAATGGTTATGATACAGCTATGGAGCAGTTACATATCAAAAATGCTGACCAATTAGATGAAATCATCAACCTGATCGGCTATCCTACCATTGAAAAAGTAGGACAAGAAGCCAGTGAAGCGGCTTGGCTTATCATACAACACGCGATTAGCAAACCAGACTTTATAAAAAAGTGTGTACAGCTATTGCAACATACAGATCATAACGATACCGTAAAATTAAATATAGATTACTTAACAGATCGCATTGCTGTTTTTGAAGAAAAACAACAGCTCTATGGAACTCAGTTTGATTGGGATGAAAACGGAGAATTATCACCACAGGCATTTGACGACCTCAACAAAGTAAATGAAAGAAGAAAAGCATTAGGCCTTCATGCTTTAGAAGAGCAAACACAAATCATCAGACAACGAGCTAAAGAAGAAAACCAATCGCCACCAACAGATCTTGAAAAACGAAAGAAAGAAATAAGAGCGTGGAAAAAAAGGTAG
- a CDS encoding tRNA-uridine aminocarboxypropyltransferase translates to MQEELKKYRDQCYTCMRPASTCVCKLIKPLQTNTRFVILMHPKEYKKQKNGTGHMTNLQLENAEIIVGVDFNKHQRVNEILANQNNASFLLYPGKQSFNLSTSNGTEIKTFMGQHPYLFILDGTWPCARKMLKLSKNLQQLKRVSFDNSIKSKFIIKQQPESLCLSTIESVYTVLNLLKTGGLENCDTSKFLVPFEKMIEYQLDYMLNPDSKNYSLTASREIAPKFQYKKKTQRSTILES, encoded by the coding sequence TTGCAAGAAGAATTAAAAAAGTATCGAGATCAGTGTTATACTTGCATGAGACCTGCAAGCACTTGCGTTTGTAAACTTATCAAACCGTTGCAAACCAACACTAGGTTTGTAATTTTAATGCATCCCAAAGAGTATAAGAAACAAAAAAACGGTACCGGTCACATGACCAACCTACAGCTAGAAAATGCAGAAATCATAGTAGGTGTTGATTTTAATAAACATCAACGCGTTAATGAAATTCTGGCAAATCAAAATAACGCTTCTTTCCTACTCTATCCTGGCAAACAAAGTTTCAACTTATCTACCAGTAATGGTACAGAAATAAAGACATTTATGGGACAGCATCCCTATCTATTTATACTAGATGGTACCTGGCCATGCGCTCGTAAAATGCTTAAACTAAGTAAGAACTTACAACAGCTTAAAAGAGTAAGCTTTGACAATTCCATAAAATCAAAGTTTATCATCAAGCAACAACCAGAATCTCTATGTTTGAGTACAATTGAATCTGTTTACACCGTATTGAACTTACTTAAAACTGGCGGACTAGAAAATTGCGATACGAGTAAATTTCTCGTTCCGTTTGAAAAAATGATTGAATATCAACTGGATTATATGTTGAATCCAGATAGTAAAAACTATTCTTTAACGGCAAGTAGAGAAATCGCTCCAAAGTTTCAATACAAGAAAAAGACCCAAAGAAGCACCATTCTAGAATCATAG
- a CDS encoding hydrogen peroxide-inducible genes activator, translating to MTITQLKYVLAVAQYQNFTKAAEKVFVTQPTLSMQIQKLEDELDIQIFDRSKKPIELTETGKKIVNQARNIVNESDRIQDIVDQEKGYIGGEFKIGVIPTVMPTLLPMFLRNFVNKYPKVKLRIEELTTDSIIDALQDGSIDAAIAATPLNNDMIKERILYYEPFVVYDPRYATQEKSKIKVEDLNADELLLLEDGHCFKDSVLNLCRNTRDTEDEHFMLESGSFETLIKLADEGLGMTLLPYLNTMDLSDRKKENLRFFEDPSPAREVSLIYHHSELKLQIIDALQNVIAGVIKGAIAFSNVQIVSPISKK from the coding sequence ATGACTATTACCCAACTGAAATACGTTCTTGCTGTAGCACAATATCAAAATTTTACTAAGGCAGCAGAGAAGGTTTTTGTGACGCAACCTACCTTAAGTATGCAAATTCAAAAACTGGAAGACGAGTTAGATATTCAGATATTTGACCGTTCTAAAAAGCCTATTGAACTTACTGAAACAGGAAAGAAAATCGTGAATCAAGCGCGTAATATTGTCAATGAAAGTGACCGTATACAAGATATAGTTGATCAAGAAAAAGGTTATATAGGTGGTGAATTTAAAATAGGAGTGATCCCTACAGTGATGCCTACATTGTTGCCTATGTTTTTGCGCAATTTTGTCAATAAATATCCAAAGGTTAAACTGCGTATTGAAGAGTTGACTACAGACAGTATTATAGATGCATTACAAGACGGTAGTATCGATGCAGCCATTGCAGCAACACCTCTTAATAATGACATGATTAAAGAACGCATTTTATACTATGAGCCTTTTGTAGTGTATGATCCTAGATATGCTACTCAAGAAAAATCTAAAATAAAGGTTGAAGATCTTAATGCAGATGAGCTTTTACTATTAGAAGATGGACATTGTTTTAAAGACAGTGTGCTTAATCTATGTCGCAACACCAGAGATACTGAAGACGAACATTTCATGCTAGAAAGTGGTAGTTTTGAAACACTTATAAAACTAGCAGATGAAGGTCTAGGAATGACTTTATTACCTTATTTAAATACCATGGATTTAAGCGATCGTAAAAAAGAAAACCTGCGCTTTTTTGAAGATCCATCACCAGCGCGCGAGGTGAGTTTGATTTACCATCACAGCGAATTGAAATTACAAATCATAGATGCCTTACAAAATGTAATCGCAGGAGTTATAAAAGGTGCCATCGCATTTTCTAACGTACAAATTGTAAGTCCTATTTCAAAAAAGTAA
- a CDS encoding c-type cytochrome, giving the protein MLEPLTKIIAYTFTFMILAVGICAGVVLYVDHTATSYQNDLAIQTGPDLPPKPQFNEQQLLGQNLFKANCATCHKPNKRAVGPALAGVSSKYDRDWIYSWIEDPQAKIASGDADALKIYNEYNQTNMNAFPQLSHDDIDAILAYADYYL; this is encoded by the coding sequence ATGCTAGAACCATTAACTAAAATCATCGCTTACACCTTTACTTTTATGATCCTTGCTGTAGGAATATGTGCTGGAGTTGTACTTTACGTAGATCACACTGCGACGTCCTATCAAAACGACCTAGCCATACAAACTGGTCCAGATTTACCACCTAAACCACAGTTCAATGAACAACAATTACTAGGACAAAATTTATTTAAAGCAAATTGTGCCACATGCCATAAACCTAACAAACGTGCCGTAGGACCAGCACTAGCTGGTGTATCTAGTAAATATGACCGAGACTGGATTTATTCGTGGATTGAAGATCCACAAGCAAAAATAGCAAGCGGTGACGCCGATGCGCTTAAAATCTATAATGAGTACAATCAAACTAATATGAATGCGTTTCCACAATTGTCTCATGACGATATAGATGCTATACTTGCATATGCAGATTACTATCTATAA
- a CDS encoding NADPH-dependent FMN reductase — protein sequence MKITAFAGSNSRSSINKKLVTYTASLFNQPNTTILDLNDYDIPLYGLDLELEKGIPNDVLRFSNVLKESDLLIISLAEHNGAYATVFKNLFDWLSRVDGTKGFHNKPIFLMASSPGGRGGASVLEIAKARLPFNDGEVIDTYSFPNFPSNFNDTDGITDAELKSILLDKIENVKSQLKF from the coding sequence ATGAAGATTACAGCATTTGCAGGTAGTAATAGTAGATCCTCAATTAACAAAAAACTGGTTACTTATACGGCCTCATTATTCAATCAACCAAATACGACTATACTTGATCTTAATGATTATGACATACCATTATATGGTTTGGACCTAGAGCTTGAAAAGGGAATCCCTAACGATGTGCTACGATTCTCAAATGTTCTTAAAGAATCTGATTTGTTAATCATATCGCTAGCAGAGCATAATGGAGCTTATGCAACCGTTTTTAAAAATTTATTTGACTGGTTATCTCGTGTTGATGGTACAAAAGGTTTTCATAACAAACCTATATTTTTAATGGCTAGTTCACCTGGTGGTCGTGGTGGTGCCAGTGTTTTAGAAATTGCCAAAGCTAGATTACCATTCAATGATGGTGAAGTTATAGACACTTATAGTTTTCCTAATTTCCCGTCTAATTTCAATGACACAGATGGTATTACAGATGCAGAGCTTAAATCAATACTACTCGATAAAATAGAAAACGTAAAATCACAACTTAAATTTTAA
- the tpx gene encoding thiol peroxidase codes for MATITIGGNEISTSGTLPEVGSQAPDFKLKKADLSEASLSDYKGKRVILNIFPSVDTDVCATSVKNFNKRATELDNTAVLCISRDTPFAQKRFASDEGLENVVNLSDVIDGSFGKDYGLTMTSGPLAGFHSRAVVVLNEEGKVIYNEQVPEIADEPNYLAALKTLL; via the coding sequence ATGGCAACTATAACAATAGGTGGAAATGAAATATCTACCAGCGGTACCCTTCCAGAAGTAGGAAGTCAGGCACCAGACTTTAAACTAAAAAAAGCAGACTTATCTGAGGCTTCTCTTAGTGATTATAAAGGTAAAAGAGTTATCCTTAACATCTTCCCTAGTGTTGATACTGATGTGTGTGCTACATCTGTAAAAAACTTCAATAAAAGAGCTACAGAACTAGACAACACAGCAGTACTATGTATTTCTAGAGACACACCATTTGCACAAAAGCGATTTGCAAGTGATGAAGGATTAGAAAACGTTGTTAATTTGAGTGATGTGATCGATGGATCTTTTGGTAAAGACTATGGATTAACGATGACATCTGGACCGTTAGCCGGTTTTCATTCTAGAGCAGTAGTAGTACTTAATGAAGAAGGAAAAGTTATTTATAACGAGCAAGTACCTGAAATTGCAGATGAACCTAACTATCTTGCAGCTTTAAAGACATTACTATAA
- a CDS encoding diacylglycerol kinase, giving the protein MALGTFLHKRLKGCGYAFKGAVTLLKTEASIQVQAFIAVVMTIAGFYFNITATEWMIQIIAIGLIMSLEGMNTAVEAIADFIHPDFHVKIGHIKDIAAGAVFITAITAVVIGLIIYIPYFKELIFS; this is encoded by the coding sequence TTGGCACTAGGTACATTTTTACATAAAAGATTAAAAGGTTGCGGCTATGCTTTTAAAGGCGCCGTGACCTTATTAAAAACAGAAGCTAGTATTCAAGTGCAAGCTTTTATTGCTGTGGTCATGACTATTGCAGGATTTTATTTTAACATTACCGCCACAGAGTGGATGATTCAAATTATAGCCATAGGCCTTATTATGAGTCTAGAAGGTATGAATACTGCAGTAGAAGCCATAGCAGATTTTATTCACCCAGATTTTCATGTGAAAATAGGTCATATTAAAGATATAGCCGCTGGTGCGGTTTTTATTACAGCGATCACAGCAGTAGTCATAGGATTGATCATTTATATACCCTATTTTAAAGAGCTTATATTTTCATAA
- a CDS encoding FtsK/SpoIIIE family DNA translocase translates to MAKKKITKPKSPKKPLIPSFTLSRRQEVIIGLLLMGLGVILLFSFISFFFTWREDQSILGNISDREIVAQNWLSKIGAGLSDFFIYDGFGIAALSIPVLIIITGIFLFAPKKDVFTLSRKRILNLWFWGLLLMLWLSMTMGFFHASNPLLGGKVGMELNDFLQDYIGLLGTIVVMIILAIIYMVLRLNITPEKVSAYFNKKASEVKDSFEPDLVASDEEQDWEKATIEGQKAVEDVVKPAPIITEEMEVSISEPEIIPEPEIIPEPVLKTIPKTDEDDVDVEINAVIDEDEDINSKAEKIVEDFGEFDPTLELSNFKFPPLELLKDYSQGKTITINEEELQANKLKIVETLNNYKIGIAKITATIGPTVTLYEIVPEAGVRISKIKNLEDDIALSLAALGIRIIAPIPGKGTIGIEVPNQNPSIVSMRSVIASPKFQKAEMELPIAFGKTISNETFVVDLAKMPHLLMAGATGQGKSVGLNAVLTSLLYSKHPAEVKFVLVDPKKVELTLFNKIERHYLAKLPDSGEAIITDNSLVINTLNSLCIEMDQRYDILKEAMCRNIKEYNAKFKARKLNPANGHKFLPYIVLVVDEFADLIMTAGKEVETPIARLAQLARAIGIHLIIATQRPSVNVITGMIKANFPARVSFRVQQKVDSRTILDSGGADQLIGRGDMLYTSGNEIIRIQCAFVDTPEVEKITDFIGSQKAYPDAYLLPEYVGEEGGTSLDISIDERDSKFREAAEVLVIAQQGSASLLQRKLKLGYNRAGRIIDQLEAAGIVGGFEGSKARQVLIPDLASLEVFLNEEKNKG, encoded by the coding sequence ATGGCCAAAAAGAAAATCACCAAACCTAAATCTCCTAAAAAACCACTAATACCTAGCTTTACATTAAGCAGAAGGCAAGAGGTCATTATAGGATTATTATTGATGGGACTAGGTGTTATCCTTTTATTTTCATTTATCTCTTTCTTTTTTACATGGCGTGAAGATCAAAGTATATTGGGCAACATCTCTGACCGTGAGATCGTCGCTCAAAACTGGCTTAGTAAAATAGGCGCTGGTTTAAGTGATTTTTTTATCTATGATGGCTTTGGTATAGCTGCACTATCGATACCGGTATTAATCATTATAACTGGTATATTCTTATTTGCTCCAAAGAAGGATGTATTTACGCTTTCGCGAAAGCGTATCCTCAATCTATGGTTTTGGGGATTATTATTAATGTTATGGCTGTCCATGACTATGGGCTTTTTTCATGCCTCTAACCCTTTACTAGGTGGTAAAGTAGGAATGGAATTAAATGACTTTCTACAAGATTATATAGGACTGCTAGGTACCATAGTGGTAATGATTATACTGGCTATCATCTACATGGTATTGCGCTTAAATATAACGCCTGAAAAAGTAAGTGCTTATTTTAATAAAAAAGCTAGTGAAGTAAAAGATAGCTTTGAGCCGGACTTAGTAGCGTCTGATGAAGAACAAGACTGGGAAAAAGCAACTATTGAAGGTCAAAAAGCGGTAGAAGATGTGGTAAAGCCTGCTCCTATTATCACTGAAGAAATGGAAGTTAGCATTTCAGAACCTGAGATCATTCCAGAACCAGAAATTATTCCTGAACCTGTTTTAAAAACGATTCCTAAAACAGATGAGGACGATGTAGATGTTGAAATTAATGCTGTTATTGATGAGGACGAGGATATTAATAGTAAGGCAGAAAAAATAGTTGAGGATTTTGGCGAATTTGACCCAACACTTGAGTTGAGTAATTTTAAATTTCCACCTCTAGAACTACTTAAAGATTATTCGCAAGGTAAAACCATCACTATAAATGAGGAGGAATTACAAGCTAATAAATTAAAAATTGTTGAAACACTCAACAATTATAAAATAGGTATTGCCAAAATTACCGCAACAATAGGACCAACGGTTACTTTATATGAAATTGTACCTGAGGCTGGTGTACGTATTTCAAAAATTAAAAACTTAGAAGATGATATCGCATTATCGCTAGCGGCACTAGGTATACGTATTATTGCTCCTATACCTGGTAAAGGGACTATAGGTATTGAGGTTCCTAATCAAAATCCTTCTATCGTATCCATGCGATCTGTTATCGCGTCACCTAAGTTTCAAAAAGCTGAAATGGAATTACCGATCGCCTTTGGGAAAACGATTAGTAATGAAACTTTTGTTGTAGATCTTGCAAAAATGCCTCACTTACTTATGGCTGGTGCGACAGGTCAAGGTAAGTCCGTAGGTCTCAATGCAGTTTTAACTTCCCTACTCTACTCTAAGCATCCTGCTGAGGTAAAATTTGTACTAGTAGATCCTAAAAAAGTAGAATTAACTCTATTTAATAAAATTGAACGCCATTACCTAGCAAAACTACCTGATAGCGGTGAGGCGATTATTACAGACAATTCGTTAGTGATCAATACTCTTAATAGTTTATGTATTGAGATGGATCAACGATATGACATCCTAAAAGAAGCGATGTGTCGTAATATTAAGGAGTATAATGCAAAGTTTAAAGCAAGAAAGTTAAACCCAGCAAACGGTCACAAATTTCTTCCATATATCGTACTGGTAGTCGATGAGTTTGCAGATCTAATTATGACCGCTGGAAAAGAAGTTGAAACTCCTATAGCCCGACTAGCACAACTGGCACGTGCCATTGGGATTCATTTAATTATCGCGACACAACGACCATCTGTAAATGTCATTACAGGTATGATTAAAGCAAACTTCCCTGCTCGTGTTTCTTTTAGAGTACAACAAAAAGTGGATTCTAGAACGATACTAGATAGTGGTGGTGCAGATCAACTTATAGGACGTGGAGATATGCTGTATACATCTGGTAATGAAATTATAAGAATACAATGTGCCTTTGTAGACACTCCAGAAGTTGAAAAAATTACCGATTTTATAGGCTCGCAAAAAGCTTATCCTGATGCTTATTTACTGCCTGAATATGTAGGTGAAGAAGGTGGCACAAGTCTTGATATAAGCATAGACGAAAGAGATAGTAAGTTCAGAGAAGCTGCAGAAGTGCTCGTTATCGCACAACAAGGTAGTGCCTCATTATTGCAACGTAAATTAAAATTGGGTTACAATAGAGCTGGTCGTATTATTGATCAATTAGAGGCCGCTGGAATTGTAGGTGGTTTTGAAGGTAGTAAGGCTAGACAGGTGTTAATTCCAGATCTTGCATCTCTAGAGGTATTTTTAAACGAAGAAAAAAACAAAGGTTAA
- a CDS encoding LolA family protein: protein MKKIFILLLLSVASISNAQSSKAEQLLKEVATKFKSYENVVFTYKGNLQNSRSQLNMDVQGEATLSGENYNVEFLGSTYVFNGDKLYVINREDEQVTISNQTDKEDGLISPTNILTFYEKGYRAEWDIEQNVRGRKIQYIKLTPIKSDSEYKQVLLGIDINTKHIYNAIVTEVSGTKATFTLLSLKTNQPLSKKCFYFDPKDYDGWDIENLD, encoded by the coding sequence ATGAAAAAGATTTTCATTTTATTACTATTATCCGTTGCTTCCATAAGTAACGCACAATCGTCAAAAGCAGAACAGCTTTTAAAAGAAGTAGCGACTAAGTTTAAGAGTTATGAGAATGTAGTGTTTACTTATAAAGGTAACTTACAGAATTCAAGATCACAATTGAACATGGACGTTCAAGGAGAAGCGACCTTAAGTGGAGAGAATTATAACGTAGAATTTTTAGGAAGCACTTATGTTTTTAACGGTGACAAACTTTATGTTATTAATCGTGAAGATGAGCAAGTAACCATTTCTAATCAAACTGATAAAGAAGATGGACTGATCTCTCCAACTAATATCTTGACATTTTACGAAAAAGGATACCGTGCAGAATGGGATATTGAGCAAAATGTAAGAGGTCGTAAGATCCAATACATTAAGTTAACACCTATTAAATCAGATTCTGAATATAAACAAGTATTATTAGGTATAGACATTAATACAAAGCACATTTATAATGCTATTGTAACTGAAGTGAGTGGTACCAAAGCTACTTTTACCTTATTATCACTTAAGACTAATCAGCCTTTATCAAAGAAGTGTTTCTACTTTGATCCTAAAGATTATGATGGTTGGGACATAGAGAATCTAGACTAA